One window of the Shewanella litorisediminis genome contains the following:
- a CDS encoding TIGR01621 family pseudouridine synthase, with amino-acid sequence MYRIIADEADFLLIDKAPGVHFHSQDGSAGVVAQAESDLGIKLYSVHRLDTLTSGLIILAKSSAAAAEFTELFSQHGVQKYYLALARGKPKKKQGKIAGDMAKSRRSQYKLLRTMENPAVTQFVSASVAEGLRAYLLRPLTGKTHQLRVALASLGTPILGDALYGGAPSDRGYLHAWQLEFQFRGQEYRFETKPSVGEEFTSEALSQLLENDWRAPSSLDWPGR; translated from the coding sequence ATGTATCGCATCATCGCCGACGAGGCAGATTTCCTCCTTATCGACAAGGCACCCGGCGTGCACTTTCACAGCCAGGATGGCAGCGCCGGCGTGGTGGCGCAGGCCGAATCGGATTTGGGGATAAAGCTCTACTCAGTGCACAGGCTCGATACCCTCACATCGGGCCTCATCATACTGGCCAAGTCCAGCGCTGCAGCCGCAGAATTTACCGAGCTGTTCAGCCAACATGGGGTGCAGAAATACTATCTGGCGCTGGCCAGAGGCAAGCCAAAGAAGAAGCAAGGCAAGATTGCAGGCGATATGGCCAAGTCACGCCGCAGCCAATACAAATTGCTGCGCACCATGGAAAACCCGGCCGTGACTCAATTTGTTTCCGCCTCTGTGGCCGAGGGGTTAAGGGCCTATCTGCTCAGGCCGCTCACCGGGAAAACCCATCAGCTCAGGGTCGCTCTGGCGAGCCTTGGCACACCCATACTCGGCGACGCCCTCTATGGCGGCGCCCCTTCAGACAGGGGCTATTTGCACGCCTGGCAGCTGGAGTTTCAATTTCGAGGCCAGGAGTATCGCTTCGAAACCAAACCTTCGGTGGGTGAGGAATTCACTTCAGAAGCCTTATCACAACTGCTTGAAAACGACTGGCGAGCCCCATCATCCCTGGACTGGCCCGGCCGTTGA